The proteins below come from a single Aspergillus oryzae RIB40 DNA, chromosome 5 genomic window:
- a CDS encoding putative integral membrane protein (Ptm1) (predicted membrane protein), whose protein sequence is MKGWLQTFCLTALLAGRALANEVELTQDEAHRQRCSGMYSRKAWGGDVDPFILTKFVRDGDAGDSDPLVSLVIFEWSDEALIGRTVSDDADEKETICDEKSVNDKLCEPGDIGSFILAPNASESEFTIVTQAVHLNNPAAINYPVKKTGFYCVSTYGYSGRDYKAVVEFRNAYGELPAAQIAKLPFYGGLTIVYALIGVFWAFLYVQNRHDILPVQNYITAILVFLIVEQLMTWGFYDYQNRHGLNVGAKVLMVIVAVLNAGRNAFSFFLLLIVCMGYGVVKPSLGRAMIYVRILAIGHFIFAVIYAVASLSITPDSAGPLVLLIVLPLAGTLTAFYVWTLNSLNATMKDLIDRKQKVKALMYKKLWWCILGSIIVIFGFFFINSIAFAGRSEASFVPEHWKSRWFVLDGWLNLVYLFDIGFVAYLWRPTANNRRFAMSDEIAQDDDGFEIRSFNSELDEEDALGGIPESSAHEQRRDLSPVPPKPVPAAPRQRESLDGETIFAVGEDGDKWSDDEDDLSRDSGERKRLTGKDA, encoded by the exons ATGAAAGGCTGGCTCCAGACCTTTTGTTTAACTGCCCTGCTGGCGGGTCGTGCACTCGCAAATGAAGTGGAATTG ACACAGGATGAAGCTCACAGGCAGCGATGTTCGGGGATGTACAGTCGCAAAGCCTGGGGTGGAGATGTTGATCCCTTCATATTGACTAAATTTGTTCGTGACGGCGATGCTGGCGATAGCGACCCTCTCGTCAGCTTGGTGATCTTTGAATGGTCCGACGAAGCTTTAATTGGGAGAACTGTATCCGATGATGCCGAt GAGAAGGAAACCATTTGCGACGAAAAGAGTGTCAATGACAAGCTCTGCGAGCCTGGCGATATTGGCTCCTTCATCCTTGCCCCGAACGCGAGCGAGTCCGAATTCACAATTGTAACTCAGGCAGTCCACTTGAATAATCCTGCCGCAATCAACTACCCCGTGAAGAAAACAGGATTCTACTGTGTGAGCACTTATGGATACTCGGGAAGGGACTACAAAGCCGTCGTCGAGTTCAGAAACGCATATGGTGAACTTCCGGCTGCGCAGATCGCCAAGCTCCCATTTTACGGAGGCTTGACAATAGTCTACGCTCTTATTGGGGT GTTCTGGGCTTTCTTATATGTACAAAATCGCCACGACATCT TGCCTGTGCAAAATTATATCACCGCTATATTGGTCTTCCTGATTGTGGAACAATTGATGACCTGGGGCTTCTATG ACTACCAGAACCGACACGGCCTGAACGTTGGTGCAAAGGTACTAATGGTCATTGTAGCCGTTCTTAATGCGGGCCGGAATGCTTTCTCgttcttcttgcttcttaTTGTGTGTATGGGATACGGTGTTGTCAAGCCTTCCCTCGGTCGGGCCATGATCTATGTCCGCATCCTTGCTATCGGCCACTTCATTTTCGCCGTTATTTACGCCGTTGCAAGTCTGTCAATAACACCAGACAGTGCTGGTCcgcttgttcttctcattgTGTTGCCACTTGCGGGCACCTTGACTGCGTTTTACGTGTGGACCCTGAATTCGTTGAATGCAACCATGAAAGATCTTATCGACAGGAAGCAAAAGGTCAAAGCACTGATGTACAAGAAGCTGTGGTGGTGCATCTTGGGCAGCATCATCGTGATTTTCggcttctttttcatcaaCTCGATTGCCTTTGCTGGTCGCAGCGAAGCAAGCTTTGTACCAGAACATTGGAAGAGCCGGTGGTTCGTGTTGGATGGCTGGCTCAATCTGGTCTACCTGTTCGACATCGGATTTGTCGCCTACTTGTGGCGTCCCACTGCCAACAACAGGCGCTTTGCAATGAGTGATGAG ATTGCTCAAGATGATGACGGGTTTGAGATCCGGTCCTTTAATAGCGAGttggacgaggaagacgcACTCGGCGGTATTCCGGAAAGTTCTGCCCATGAGCAGCGCCGTGATCTGTCGCCTGTGCCGCCTAAGCCCGTCCCGGCTGCACCACGCCAACGGGAATCCCTTGATGGAGAAACCATCTTTGCCGTCGGTGAGGATGGAGACAAGTggtcggatgatgaggatgatttgTCCCGCGACTCGGGCGAGAGGAAGCGACTTACCGGCAAAGACGCTTAG
- a CDS encoding uncharacterized protein (predicted protein), protein MPGKELSDPCVDCRDAEAILTLRRRRLCKDCYIKFVSYKVFKRMENYRLNRGFAKDKPCKLLFPLSYGLSSSVLLHMLHDQLEVQRSKVHGSPGFDLHVLIIEPSTISPSNPAHDEGFELAQKCFPLCSFTKVPFHSIFALVPDIKETMSQFAGKGFEDDPSLSDAERLNAFRSCIATSTSKADVDHILMNRLIVAFAKQMDCQAIIWGDSDSRLAAKTLANVAKGRGSSVIWQVSDGMSPFGLEFNFPLRDLFTAELRDYASFFPELTKLIVPDEPLPANTLTKNLSIDELMMRYVLTQGEKYPGVMLNVTRTANKLDVSQMPANLSHCTFCAAPLMNEVGGGHTQFCYACARSRPSTSS, encoded by the exons ATGCCTGGCAAAGAACTGTCGGATCCTTGCGTGGACTGCCGCGATGCAGAAGCTATTTTGACATTGAGGCGGCGGCGTTTATGCAA GGACTGCTATATCAAATTCGTCTCATACAAGGTCTTCAAACGCATGGAAAACTATCGCCTGAATAGAGGTTTCGCAAAAGATAAACCGTGCAAGCTGCTATTTCCGCTTTCTTACGGTCTCTCATCGTCGGTCCTGTTGCACATGTTGCATGACCAACTTGAAGTCCAGCGCTCGAAAGTACACGGTTCCCCGGGCTTTGACTTACATGTGCTTATAATAGAACCTTCGACTATCTCGCCTTCGAATCCTGCACATGATGAGGGTTTCGAGTTGGCTCAGAAATGCTTTCCTTTGTGTTCCTTTACCAAGGTTCCATTTCACAGCATCTTCGCCCTAGTCCCCGATATCAAGGAAACTATGTCCCAGTTTGCTGGCAAAGGATTTGAGGATGATCCTTCGCTGTCGGATGCAGAGCGCCTCAATGCCTTCCGCTCGTGTATTGCAACGTCCACCTCCAAAGCTGATGTCGATCATATCTTGATGAACCGACTGATCGTGGCCTTTGCAAAGCAGATGGATTGCCAGGCAATCATTTGGGGAGATTCGGATAGTAGACTCGCTGCGAAAACACTTGCAAATGTTGCGAAGGGACGAGGCTCTTCAGTAATCTGGCAGGTCTCCGACGGAATGTCTCCTTTTGGCCTGGAGTTCAACTTCCCCCTGCGGGACTTGTTCACAGCGGAATTGAGAGATTATGCCAGTTTCTTCCCGGAACTCACCAAACTTATTGTACCAGATGAGCCACTTCCAGCAAATACTTTAACCAAGAATTTGTCTATCGACGAGCTCATGATGCGGTACGTTCTGACGCAGGGAGAGAAATACCCCGGTGTCATGCTGAACGTTACGAGGACGGCCAACAAACTCGACGTCTCGCAAATGCCAGCCAATCTGTCCCATTGCACTTTTTGCGCTGCTCCTTTGATGAATGAAGTAGGGGGTGGACACACTCAGTTCTGCTACGCATGCGCTCGGTCACGTCCAAGTACAAGCTCGTAA
- a CDS encoding DUF4112 domain-containing protein (predicted protein), which translates to MSGPLVSLVGKRILAESARNHFGTEDPYFEEVPASRLHRAFGKKTQKRRKAVPPGLSENDQKVLTQVKRRAYRLDLCLFSLCGIRFGWGSVIGLIPFAGDAVDAALAIMVVNTCGKIDGGLPTRLRMMMLINVIIDFAIGLVPFVGDLADAMYKCNTRNAVMLEKHLREKGAKALSKQRRRQENDTDPSLPDEFDRYDQTIVDGPSRRESHRHGSRHGSRHRSSTRRTTNEPAHHSHDNRNHTKWFGGSSHREHDLENGVVDNFQDRR; encoded by the exons ATGTCAGGCCCGCTCGTGTCTTTAGTCGGGAAAAGAATACTAGCAGAATCGGCACGAAACCATTTTGGAACAGAG GATCCTTATTTCGAGGAAGTTCCAGCCTCACGTCTGCACCGTGCATTCGGCAAAAAGACTCAAAAGCGGCGCAAGGCAGTGCCACCAGGTCTATCTGAAAATGATCAGAAAGTCCTTACCCAAGTGAAACGCAGGGCATATAGACTAGACTTGTGTCTGTTCAGCCTGTGTGGGATCCGATTTGGCTGGGGCAGTGTGATTGGCCTGATCCCATT TGCCggtgatgctgttgatgctgcACTTGCGATTATGGTAGTAAATACGTGCGGCAAGATCGACGGGGGGCTCCCGACACGCCTcagaatgatgatgctgatcaATGTCATCATTGATTTCGCCATCGGTCTCGTGCCCTTCGTGGGGGATCTTGCAGACGCCATGTATAAATGTAACACAAGAAATGCTGTTATGCTGGAGAAACATTTGAGGGAGAAGGGAGCCAAGGCGCTCTCGAAACAGCGAAGACGCCAAGAGAATGATACAGATCCAAGTCTGCCCGACGAATTTGACAGATATGATCAGACGATAGTGGATGGTCCTTCAAGGCGCGAGAGCCATAGGCATGGCAGCAGGCATGGGAGCAGGCATCGCAGCAGCACCCGCCGGACAACGAATGAGCCAGCACATCATTCCCACGACAACCGAAACCATACCAAATGGTTCGGTGGATCCTCGCATCGGGAGCATGACCTCGAAAACGGGGTCGTCGACAACTTTCAGGACCGTAGATGA
- a CDS encoding decapping enzyme complex catalytic subunit DCP2 (decapping enzyme complex, predicted pyrophosphatase DCP2), with the protein MTETKMHLEDSFALRIFQHCPLMSQWSHYHHITAFSEFLAYKTRVPVRGAIMLNQDMDEVVLVKGWKKGANWSFPRGKINKDEKDLDCAIREVYEETGFDIHEAGLVKNEKDVKFIEITMREQHMRLYVFRGVPRDAHFEPRTRKEISKIEWYNLSELPTLKKSKQQDQGFTVTNANKFYMVAPFMHPLKKWIAQQKKLDAKMQVGATQVLPNEGEMSMDEGFAAPSQSLGLASSSDLPEVAPSQDASAHLKRLLNINDAFHTPSTAPSVDTLPANAFKSNALLELLRSGSSREPNPQTPRNEQTSPTHAITAAVPPQHPAYPAPTLFPGFPVQGQSSQPGYLSQFSTRQPPSASSHIPHTNNHVLDQHMSQRPLAQSSPAMNQHGHPTGYGGMDAYHISTQPYNDAHLPSGPHATPANQAPAAPYQRTGDPFSQPAQPPQVQGASVRVPPASKLPPPKLTSHSLALLSVFKDEASKTPKTSHASLTPQPDQVPMNGRKSSQHQDQLLSLLRGSPVTSGSTPAELAGHSNSPTRKQILQRPRDSSPTQQALAYASALPKGSPLNSNVASRPVHPLQPEATAKPPGKRNQNISSRKNKDRQPQGLSSPITILARPQSAKREQSPNPAVASSSRTSSRTRKDSKPKSSEPPKPFQPQILRRPQNLDHILPVRTKEPQDSEQPDGPQIPSTEQEASNFDRRPSQSAAQKETLLSLFGKQPASPSVSPARELNVHISGSKPVTSSVVSPLSPLNLPTPTGMSRDSPAPEDNGSLNARVSSPDNKAFLLGFLQGVAKGNK; encoded by the exons ATgacagaaacaaagatgCATTTAGAAGATT CTTTCGCCTTGCGTATCTTCCAACATTGCCCGCTTATGTCACAATGGTCACATTATCATCATATAACAGCATTTTCGGAGTTTCTGGCATATAAAACCCGTGTTCCGGTGCGCGGGGCCATAATGCTCAACCAAGACATGGACGAAGTAGTTTTGGTCaaaggctggaagaagggTGCCAATTGGAGTTTCCCACGAGGGAAAATCAACAAAGACGAAAAGGATCTAGACTGCGCTATTCGCGAAGTGTATGAAGAGACCGGCTTCGATATTCATGAAGCTGGGCTCGTTAAGAACGAAAAAGACGTCAAGTTCATTGAAATTACTATGCGAGAACAGCACATGAGATTATATGTCTTTCGTGGGGTACCTCGCGATGCTCACTTTGAACCACGCactagaaaagaaatcagCAAGATTGAATGGTACAACTTGTCGGAGCTGCcaacattgaagaagagcaaacagCAAGACCAGGGCTTCACGGTTACGAACGCGAATAAGTTTTATATGGTCGCACCATTCATGCATCCGCTCAAGAAATGGATCGCacagcagaagaagctcgacGCGAAAATGCAAGTGGGTGCGACTCAAGTGTTACCAAATGAGGGCGAGATGTCGATGGATGAAGGTTTTGCGGCGCCTAGTCAGTCTCTAGGATTGGCTTCTTCCAGCGACCTGCCCGAGGTCGCGCCATCTCAGGATGCCTCCGCCCATCTCAAACGCCTCTTGAACATCAACGACGCTTTTCATACGCCAAGCACAGCTCCCTCTGTCGATACATTACCAGCTAACGCCTTTAAATCTAATGCTCTTTTGGAGCTTTTGAGAAGTGGCTCCTCCCGCGAACCTAACCCACAGACCCCGAGAAATGAGCAAACGTCGCCAACGCATGCCATTACTGCAGCAGTgcctcctcaacatccagCTTATCCTGCTCCGACCTTGTTCCCAGGGTTTCCTGTGCAGGGTCAAAGTTCACAGCCTGGTTATCTCTCACAGTTTTCGACACGACAACCACCTAGCGCATCATCTCATATACCACATACAAACAACCATGTCCTTGACCAGCATATGTCTCAGCGGCCATTAGCCCAATCATCTCCCGCGATGAATCAGCATGGCCATCCAACTGGGTATGGTGGAATGGATGCTTATCACATCTCTACACAACCTTACAATGACGCACATTTGCCGTCCGGTCCACATGCTACACCGGCAAACCAAGCGCCTGCGGCCCCTTACCAGCGGACTGGAGACCCGttttctcaaccagctcaGCCACCCCAGGTCCAAGGAGCGAGTGTGCGTGTGCCGCCTGCCAGTAAGCTACCGCCTCCGAAACTCACAAGTCACTCATTGGCGCTATTGAGCGTTTTCAAGGATGAGGCCTCGAAGACGCCTAAGACATCTCATGCATCTTTGACGCCACAGCCTGATCAGGTGCCCATGAACGGGCGCAAGTCGTCGCAGCATCAGGATCAATTGTTAAGCCTCTTGAGAGGTTCTCCGGTTACCTCTGGGTCGACACCAGCCGAATTAGCAGGCCATTCAAACTCTCCCACTAGAAAGCAGATTCTACAACGGCCACGTGATTCTAGCCCTACCCAACAGGCACTTGCTTACGCTAGTGCGTTACCAAAGGGCAGTCCCTTGAATTCAAACGTAGCGTCTAGACCTGTGCACCCATTACAGCCTGAGGCAACTGCTAAGCCACCTGGCAAAAGGAATCAGAATATTTCGAGTCGAAAGAACAAGGATCGACAGCCCCAGGGCCTCTCTTCACCCATTACAATCTTGGCTAGACCCCAATCCGCTAAGAGAGAGCAATCACCTAATCCTGCGGTGGCATCATCCTCGAGGACTTCATCCCGTACCCGCAAGGATAGCAAGCCGAAGAGCTCTGAACCCCCGAAGCCTTTCCAGCCACAAATTCTCCGCCGTCCTCAAAATTTGGACCATATACTTCCTGTACGGACCAAGGAACCGCAAGATTCAGAACAGCCAGATGGTCCTCAGATTCCAAGCACTGAACAAGAGGCAAGCAATTTTGATCGCCGACCAAGTCAATCCGCTGCTCAAAAAGAgactcttctctccctttttgGCAAACAACCGGCATCACCGAGCGTTTCGCCCGCAAGAGAGCTCAATGTCCACATTTCAGGATCAAAGCCAGTAACATCATCCGTTGTCAGTCCGCTTTCGCCTCTCAATCTCCCCACTCCAACTGGGATGAGTAGAGATTCTCCCGCGCCAGAAGATAATGGAAGCTTGAATGCGAGAGTGTCTTCACCAGATAACAAGGCTTTCTTACTTGGATTCTTGCAAGGTGTTGCCAAAGGGAACAAGTAG
- a CDS encoding YgfZ/GcvT domain-containing protein (transcription factor, component of CCR4 transcriptional complex): protein MRPSTSVRTICANCSNHTRLFSTTVRSRSQQKSDATPASPPQAGYARLTNRGLISITGVDSTTFLQGLITQNMLITNDQNRATRQTGSYTAFLNSQGRVLNDAFLYPLPQADLTSPDEPAWLIEVDRNEVASLMKHLKKHKLRAKLKLRALEDGERTVWASWKDHEQPRWAAYNLESPSSSPFSPSSSIAGCIDTRAPGFGSRIITPGAEDLRTHVPDETQIAGSEVSLGAYTVRRMLHGIAEGQSEIIRESALPLECNMDMMKGIDFRKGCYVGQELTIRTHHTGVVRKRILPVQLYTGDQDALESAGAPVYDPTAELPLPPSAANMYKISARRARSTGKFLGGVGNIGLALCRLEMMTDVTLTGERTQYSPEQEFKVSWDAAEEGSSEHQEPGEVKVKAFVPSWTRDFILNGGVKKNTRGREAEGHRAREFLEQLEEEESLRQKE from the coding sequence ATGCGTCCTAGCACATCTGTTCGCACGATATGTGCTAATTGCTCGAACCATACCCGGCTCTTCTCAACCACCGTCCGTTCACGCTCGCAGCAGAAGAGCGATGCCACTCCAGCTTCCCCGCCGCAGGCCGGTTATGCTCGCCTCACGAACCGAGGCCTGATTTCCATCACCGGGGTCGATAGTACCACCTTCCTTCAGGGGCTTATTACCCAGAACATGTTAATAACGAACGACCAAAACCGCGCAACCCGTCAAACTGGATCCTATACAGCCTTCCTCAACTCTCAAGGTCGAGTGCTTAACGATGCTTTTCTGTATCCGCTTCCACAAGCAGACCTTACGTCGCCCGACGAACCCGCATGGCTCATCGAAGTCGATAGGAACGAAGTAGCGAGTCTCATGAAACATTTAAAGAAACACAAGCTTCGTGCGAAGCTAAAGCTACGTGCTCTTGAAGACGGCGAACGCACGGTGTGGGCGTCATGGAAGGACCATGAACAACCCCGCTGGGCCGCATATAACCTAGAatccccatcctcctctccgtTCTCGCCTTCGTCCTCGATCGCCGGCTGCATTGATACAAGAGCTCCCGGATTCGGCTCCCGCATTATCACTCCAGGTGCGGAAGACCTCCGGACCCACGTTCCTGACGAGACTCAGATTGCGGGTTCGGAGGTGAGTCTTGGAGCCTATACCGTGCGACGAATGCTGCATGGTATTGCCGAAGGCCAGTCTGAGATTATTCGTGAATCGGCGCTCCCGTTGGAATGCAATATGGATATGATGAAGGGAATTGACTTCCGCAAGGGCTGCTATGTGGGTCAGGAGCTTACGATTCGTACCCATCACACGGGTGTTGTACGGAAGCGGATTTTGCCCGTGCAGTTATATACAGGAGATCAGGATGCTCTTGAGTCGGCTGGGGCGCCCGTATATGATCCTACTGCGGAGTTGCCTCTACCTCCAAGCGCGGCGAATATGTACAAGATCAGTGCGCGAAGGGCGCGTAGTACGGGCAAGTTCCTCGGTGGAGTTGGTAATATCGGTCTTGCATTGTGCCGGTTAGAGATGATGACCGATGTTACTCTTACTGGCGAGCGCACCCAGTATAGCCCTGAGCAGGAGTTCAAAGTATCATGGGATGCGGCAGAAGAAGGTTCATCAGAGCACCAGGAGCCTGGAGAGGTCAAAGTTAAAGCTTTCGTGCCTTCTTGGACGAGGGACTTCATCCTCAATGGAggggtgaagaagaacacCCGTGGTCGTGAAGCCGAAGGCCATCGAGCACGGGAGTTCCTGGAGCAGttagaggaagaagagtcgCTCCGACAGAAAGAGTAA
- a CDS encoding putative cell cycle control protein (Cwf23) (predicted protein), with product MASNDDLKAHAASNQDFYALLDISPAAAENEIRRAYRKTALKYHPDKIANPTPADIDKFHTLQIAYDVLSDPSVRQLYDNAREARQRKQRERDMMDAAKRKMREDLEARERAGAAAVGGAPRGVKRTWMSGTGDDDAEEKLQREIERIAEDGRRRRREAEERLKQKVDEEEKQMRQEEEEAQKAADKSSQRVDRSQEGGANVPELERAVKARWVREGRGVDLDKDRLTSLFTPFGKVESVVVLKDKRQRIGDKRSSSNLRLRFNRANNWRCGDYV from the exons ATGGCTTCAAACGATGATCTCAAGGCGCACGCCGCCTCCAATCAAGATTTTTACGCTCTACTAGACATCTCCCCAGCAGCCGCCGAAAACGAGATCCGTCGGGCGTACCGAAAGACTGCTCTGAAATACCATCCCGATAAAATCGCGAACCCAACACCTGCAGATATCGACAAGTTCCACACGTTACAGATTGCCTACGATGTCCTCTCTGATCCGTCGGTACGACAGCTCTACGATAATGCGCGGGAGGCGCGACAGCGGAAGCAGCGCGAGCGGGATATGATGGATGcggcgaagaggaagatgagggaggaTCTGGAAGCGAGGGAACGCGCTGGTGCTGCGGCGGTGGGTGGTGCGCCTCGCGGGGTGAAACGGACGTGGATGAGTGGGACGGGGGATGATGAtgcggaggagaagctgcagcgGGAAATTGAGCGGATCGCGGAGGATGGCCGGCGGCGACGACGAGAGGCGGAGGAACGATTGAAGCAGAaggtcgatgaggaggagaagcagaTGCgccaggaggaggaagaggcacAGAAGGCTGCCGATAAGAGTAGCCAGCGGGTCGATCGTTCGCAGGAAGGTGGAGCGAATGTGCCGGAACTCGAACGAGCTGTGAAGGCGCGTTGGGTTCGTGAAGGTCGGGGCGTGGACTTGGATAAGGATCGCTTAACGTCTTTGTTCACTCCGTTTGGCAAGGTTGAAAGTGTTGTTGTGCTCAAGGATAAGCGGCAACGTATTGGAGATAAGC GTTCTTCCTCTAACTTGCGGCTGAGATTTAATCGGGCAAATAACTGGCGTTGTGGGGATTATGTATAG
- a CDS encoding uncharacterized protein (predicted protein) has product MRLDGQPLPAGTPARGTVPVWLGKKANEVTLAEAHLLLSDFGEAFSPTDSQQKRRGDQCHAPLSVLPPDAYFEPDKPLSFPTDIWTLACAIWSIFSSRPLFDATLATHDDISSQQVDILGPLPLEWWDSWEVRHEYFEERGEPKKDRFIFPSLEHCFEKEIQAPRDKIGMGGFDRDEMVAILTMLRSMLAFKPEERATAKAVLGSDWMVTWGLPEFEKIRQT; this is encoded by the coding sequence ATGCGacttgatggacaacctCTTCCCGCCGGTACCCCTGCTCGTGGAACTGTGCCAGTATGGTTAGGGAAGAAAGCAAATGAGGTTACCCTTGCCGAGGcccatctcctcctcagtgaCTTTGGTGAAGCCTTCTCTCCTACTGATTCCCAGCAGAAGCGACGTGGCGACCAGTGCCATGCACCTCTATCTGTCTTACCACCTGACGCCTATTTTGAACCTGACAAGCCTCTTTCATTTCCTACTGACATCTGGACTCTTGCATGTGCCATTTGGTCTATCTTTAGCTCGCGCCCACTCTTTGATGCCACACTTGCCACACATGACGACATTTCATCTCAGCAGGTGGATATCCTCGGGCCATTGCCACTTGAGTGGTGGGACAGCTGGGAGGTACGTCATGAATATTttgaggagagaggagagcCAAAGAAGGACCGGTTTATTTTCCCATCTCTTGAGCATTGTTTTGAAAAGGAGATACAAGCGCCGCGAGACAAAATAGGCATGGGTGGATTCGATAGGGACGAGATGGTGGCCATCCTAACCATGCTTCGCTCAATGCTTGCATTTAAGCCAGAAGAACGCGCCACGGCTAAAGCTGTTTTAGGTTCTGATTGGATGGTGACTTGGGGATTGCCAGAATTCGAGAAAATCCGTCAGACATAA
- a CDS encoding uncharacterized protein (predicted protein): MPSIENVPYFEYQPIEGVERLERYRPGGYHPIHIGDVLKGRYRVVHKLGHGAYSTIWLSRDEHQAVYVAVKISTGDSSPHEADILCAIANSPGVDDPGRSIIPIIQDRFEIQGPNGCHKCYVTPPAQSSVAAASFSHLFKIETARALVAELVLAVAYIHAQGIVHGGKPVGWEFVWFSVP; encoded by the coding sequence ATGCCCTCAATTGAAAATGTCCCCTATTTCGAATACCAGCCCATTGAGGGTGTAGAGAGGTTGGAGAGATATCGTCCTGGGGGGTATCATCCAATACACATTGGAGACGTGCTTAAAGGCCGGTATCGTGTTGTTCACAAGCTGGGCCATGGAGCATATTCGACAATCTGGCTTTCACGCGATGAGCACCAGGCAGTGTATGTTGCTGTGAAAATCAGCACTGGAGATTCATCTCCTCATGAGGCTGACATTCTATGTGCCATTGCAAATTCCCCTGGGGTTGATGATCCAGGCCGCTCCATCATTCCCATAATTCAAGACCGATTTGAAATTCAGGGCCCAAATGGATGTCACAAATGCTATGTAACACCTCCAGCACAAAGCAGTGTAGCTGCAGCAAGCTTCTCCCATCTCTTCAAAATCGAGACTGCGCGTGCTCTCGTTGCTGAACTTGTTCTGGCTGTTGCATATATCCATGCCCAAGGGATTGTTCACGGAGGTAAGCCAGTTGGGTGGGAGTTCGTCTGGTTTTCTGTTCCCTGA
- a CDS encoding uncharacterized protein (predicted protein) yields MEIIIFHKYIMLSYSAGGPYKPDQPPRSKTFSHTASYKPPKKMKSLTIFLFSLLVLIATTAADEITKRKRLIECANKELDKENAGWKLQGDELEKLKKIIDDEVLKEPLKSHTAEEQAKVLKEIEDAGKKDLPKVSVKQLDKIMAKLKEHSMHCAKEMRS; encoded by the coding sequence ATGgagatcatcatcttccacaaaTACATAATGCTCAGCTATTCTGCTGGTGGCCCTTACAAACCAGaccaacctcctcgatcAAAGACCTTTTCACACACTGCCTCCTACAAaccgccgaagaagatgaagtctCTCactatctttcttttctccctccttgTGCTCATCGCAACAACTGCTGCCGACGAAATCACAAAGCGCAAAAGGCTTATCGAATGCGCGAACAAAGAATTGGACAAGGAGAATGCCGGATGGAAACTTCAGGGTGACGAAttggagaaattgaaaaagatcATAGACGACGAGGTCTTGAAGGAGCCCCTCAAATCACATACCGcggaagaacaagcaaaagTCCtgaaggaaattgaagacGCCGGGAAGAAAGACCTGCCAAAAGTTTCAGTCAAACAGCTGGACAAGATTATGGCTAAACTGAAAGAACACTCTATGCATTGCGCCAAGGAGATGAGGAGTTAG